The Cetobacterium somerae ATCC BAA-474 genome window below encodes:
- a CDS encoding VOC family protein, producing MKVHHVCIETSKYDESIFFYTKVLNFSLKKETPNFHGRDYNSWLELDGFYIELQTPKNKERKESIPNDKGLVHICFFVEDIFKELERIKLIYNNFKLKNNEILYNVEGGNLFKLIAPEGTIIEIRDNPLF from the coding sequence ATGAAAGTACATCATGTTTGCATTGAAACATCTAAGTATGATGAATCAATATTTTTTTACACTAAAGTTTTAAATTTTTCATTAAAAAAAGAAACGCCTAATTTCCATGGAAGAGACTATAACTCTTGGTTAGAATTAGATGGATTTTATATCGAATTACAAACACCTAAAAACAAAGAACGAAAAGAATCTATTCCAAATGACAAAGGACTTGTGCATATCTGTTTTTTTGTAGAAGACATCTTCAAAGAGTTAGAAAGAATAAAATTAATTTATAATAATTTTAAACTAAAAAATAATGAGATTTTATATAATGTAGAAGGTGGAAATCTTTTTAAATTAATTGCTCCAGAAGGTACAATTATAGAAATTAGAGATAATCCACTCTTCTAA